The Cellulomonas fulva genome includes a window with the following:
- a CDS encoding ABC transporter substrate-binding protein, translating into MRKFTTVAASAAVVALLATACSGGGEDPADGDGDKPTQATSNERSDKVLTVGMPNGEASANQNPIAPGAGSTSFGYAYAIYESLMQVNEIKPNDPPTPWLAEKIEWNDDYTEAVITPRAGVKWSDGEDFTADDIAYSLQIRKDNDELNPDFPGQYGDITTDGSTVTVGFTSGQYVNAVKLYKLLIVPKHIWENEDPVTYTADDMIGTGPFTLKSFTPQSVTLVPNDSYWGEKPLVGELRYDAFKDNPGLTTALTSGEAQWGWVFIPDFENTFIAQDPDHFNQVAGGGFGVDVLYLNNEEKPFNDVAFRKALNMVVDRADISATAGYGVWPQIKSVTGLPQPSGDDFIMDEYKGQELSVDVDGAKQVLTDAGYTWDGDALVDPDGEKVSFTLTNPQGWTDYLDALAIIGEGAKALGADAKVEPVVQDTWFNQVINLGDFDASLHWTDGGSTPWNLYSNIMDGASYVPQGEPANWNFGRYQDDEVTAALADFKSATSDADRMAALGTVQKHFVEDVPGLVIWSRPAVAQYSTVNYTGFPTAEDPYANPQPTGPQAALILTKLKPTAD; encoded by the coding sequence ATGCGCAAGTTCACGACGGTCGCGGCGAGCGCGGCGGTCGTCGCCCTGCTCGCCACCGCCTGCTCCGGTGGCGGCGAGGACCCCGCCGACGGTGACGGCGACAAGCCGACGCAGGCCACGAGCAACGAGCGGTCGGACAAGGTCCTGACCGTCGGCATGCCGAACGGTGAGGCGTCCGCCAACCAGAACCCGATCGCCCCCGGCGCCGGGTCCACCTCGTTCGGCTACGCCTACGCGATCTATGAGTCGCTGATGCAGGTCAACGAGATCAAGCCGAACGACCCGCCGACCCCGTGGCTGGCGGAGAAGATCGAGTGGAACGACGACTACACCGAGGCGGTCATCACCCCGCGCGCGGGCGTCAAGTGGAGCGACGGCGAGGACTTCACGGCCGACGACATCGCGTACTCCCTGCAGATCCGCAAGGACAACGACGAGCTCAACCCGGACTTCCCGGGCCAGTACGGCGACATCACCACGGACGGCTCGACGGTCACGGTCGGCTTCACCTCCGGCCAGTACGTCAACGCCGTCAAGCTCTACAAGCTCCTGATCGTGCCCAAGCACATCTGGGAGAACGAGGACCCGGTCACGTACACGGCCGACGACATGATCGGCACCGGTCCGTTCACGCTGAAGAGCTTCACGCCGCAGTCGGTCACCCTGGTCCCCAACGACTCCTACTGGGGCGAGAAGCCGCTGGTCGGCGAGCTGCGCTACGACGCGTTCAAGGACAACCCGGGCCTGACCACCGCACTGACCTCGGGCGAGGCGCAGTGGGGCTGGGTCTTCATCCCCGACTTCGAGAACACCTTCATCGCCCAGGACCCCGACCACTTCAACCAGGTCGCGGGCGGTGGCTTCGGCGTCGACGTGCTCTACCTCAACAACGAGGAGAAGCCGTTCAACGACGTCGCGTTCCGCAAGGCGCTGAACATGGTGGTGGACCGGGCGGACATCTCCGCGACCGCCGGCTACGGCGTGTGGCCGCAGATCAAGTCGGTCACCGGGCTGCCCCAGCCCTCGGGTGACGACTTCATCATGGACGAGTACAAGGGCCAGGAGCTCTCGGTCGACGTCGACGGTGCCAAGCAGGTGCTGACCGACGCGGGGTACACCTGGGACGGCGACGCGCTCGTCGACCCGGATGGCGAGAAGGTCTCCTTCACGCTGACCAACCCGCAGGGCTGGACCGACTACCTCGACGCGCTGGCGATCATCGGCGAGGGCGCCAAGGCGCTCGGCGCCGACGCCAAGGTCGAGCCGGTGGTCCAGGACACCTGGTTCAACCAGGTGATCAACCTGGGCGACTTCGACGCGTCGCTGCACTGGACCGACGGCGGGTCCACGCCGTGGAACCTGTACTCGAACATCATGGACGGCGCGTCCTACGTGCCCCAGGGTGAGCCGGCCAACTGGAACTTCGGCCGGTACCAGGACGACGAGGTCACGGCGGCGCTCGCCGACTTCAAGTCGGCCACGTCCGACGCCGACCGCATGGCCGCCCTCGGCACCGTGCAGAAGCACTTCGTCGAGGACGTCCCCGGCCTGGTCATCTGGTCCCGCCCGGCCGTCGCGCAGTACTCGACGGTCAACTACACGGGCTTCCCGACGGCCGAGGACCCCTACGCGAACCCGCAGCCGACGGGTCCGCAGGCCGCCCTCATCCTGACGAAGCTCAAGCCGACCGCGGACTGA
- a CDS encoding ABC transporter permease → MTAPAVAGGPALARRAPAGPTHALAGTRGLVRLALRADRFRIVVWALAVGWLMAVSVPAYDRLFPSAEARQARAELISSPAATALAGPGYGLDDYTIGAMTANELALWIMIPVAIMAVLAVTRHLRAPEEDGRLELVRSQPVGRSAPVVAGLVAATVATLAVGAATFVAMLTTSLDPTGSALLCLGVVVQALVFAAVSAAASQVAGTARAASALGMAAIGLALVLRAVGDVREPESGSVWTWLSPFGWSQATAPFVLDRWWPLLVGVGATVVAVALAFALVDRRDHGAGLLQQRLGRARGRLGTVVGLTWRRQRTSIVSWSVAILLSALLIGFLADAVVDFVTDDPELGQLFPAGPAGAVASVFALYVVFLAVLAAAYAGTAVGAARTEETSGRAANLLALPVSRVRWLGAQVALAAVVATVALVVAGLLMGVAAAAALDDDSQVGSLLGAAAVTVPGVLVVLGVAVAVLGWLPRAFGAVWAYVSYVGVWAMFGEILPDGTDALSPFAYLPSLPADAMTWPPVLVVSAVAGALVGLGLVGVRRRDLAA, encoded by the coding sequence GTGACGGCGCCGGCGGTGGCAGGCGGTCCGGCGCTGGCTCGTCGGGCGCCGGCCGGTCCCACCCACGCGCTCGCGGGCACGCGCGGGCTGGTGCGCCTCGCGCTGCGCGCGGACCGGTTCCGGATCGTCGTGTGGGCCCTGGCGGTCGGCTGGCTGATGGCGGTCTCGGTCCCCGCCTACGACCGGCTCTTCCCGAGCGCCGAGGCCCGGCAGGCGCGTGCCGAGCTGATCTCCTCGCCCGCCGCCACCGCGCTGGCGGGCCCGGGGTACGGGCTCGACGACTACACGATCGGCGCCATGACGGCGAACGAGCTCGCGCTGTGGATCATGATCCCGGTCGCGATCATGGCGGTGCTCGCGGTGACCCGGCACCTGCGGGCGCCGGAGGAGGACGGGCGCCTCGAGCTGGTCCGCTCGCAGCCCGTCGGCCGGTCCGCGCCCGTGGTCGCCGGGCTGGTCGCCGCGACGGTCGCGACCCTCGCGGTGGGGGCCGCGACGTTCGTGGCGATGCTGACGACGAGCCTCGACCCCACCGGGAGCGCGCTGCTGTGCCTCGGCGTCGTGGTGCAGGCGCTGGTGTTCGCGGCCGTCTCCGCGGCCGCGTCGCAGGTCGCGGGGACGGCGCGCGCCGCCTCGGCCCTGGGCATGGCCGCGATCGGGCTGGCCCTCGTGCTGCGCGCGGTGGGCGACGTCCGGGAGCCCGAGAGCGGGAGCGTCTGGACGTGGCTGTCGCCGTTCGGCTGGAGCCAGGCGACCGCGCCGTTCGTGCTCGACCGCTGGTGGCCGCTGCTCGTCGGCGTCGGCGCGACGGTCGTCGCGGTGGCGCTCGCGTTCGCCCTGGTGGACCGTCGGGACCACGGGGCGGGGCTGCTCCAGCAGCGCCTCGGCCGCGCACGCGGGCGGCTCGGCACGGTGGTCGGGCTGACCTGGCGACGGCAGCGGACGTCGATCGTCTCCTGGTCGGTCGCGATCCTGCTCAGCGCGCTGCTGATCGGGTTCCTCGCGGACGCCGTGGTCGACTTCGTCACCGACGACCCGGAGCTCGGCCAGCTCTTCCCGGCCGGCCCGGCCGGTGCCGTGGCCTCGGTGTTCGCCCTGTACGTGGTGTTCCTCGCGGTGCTCGCGGCCGCGTACGCGGGCACCGCGGTCGGCGCGGCGCGCACCGAGGAGACGTCCGGCCGCGCGGCGAACCTCCTGGCGCTGCCGGTCTCGCGCGTGCGGTGGCTGGGCGCGCAGGTGGCGCTCGCGGCGGTGGTCGCGACCGTCGCGCTCGTCGTCGCCGGGCTCCTCATGGGGGTCGCGGCCGCGGCGGCCCTCGACGACGACAGCCAGGTGGGGAGCCTGCTCGGCGCCGCCGCGGTGACCGTGCCGGGCGTGCTCGTCGTGCTGGGTGTCGCCGTCGCGGTGCTGGGCTGGCTGCCGCGCGCGTTCGGCGCCGTCTGGGCGTACGTGTCCTACGTCGGCGTGTGGGCGATGTTCGGCGAGATCCTGCCCGACGGGACCGACGCCCTCTCGCCGTTCGCCTACCTGCCCTCGCTGCCGGCCGATGCGATGACGTGGCCGCCGGTGCTCGTCGTCTCGGCGGTCGCCGGCGCGCTCGTCGGGCTCGGTCTGGTGGGCGTGCGGCGCCGAGACCTGGCAGCCTGA
- a CDS encoding beta-glucosidase family protein: MSLDTAQPPAADRPATPGGVATRTEHPLAALRRQLSLEEKVRLVVGAGLWSTTPVPHIGLRALHLSDGPAGVRGVSDDPAETSASFPAPSALAATWDRDLADEVGALFAAEARRHGVDVVLAPQVNLQRTPVAGRHFECYSEDPLLTGDIAVHVVRSAQDRGVGMCVKHFVANDSETQRTSYLARVDERTLREVYLAPFERLVHEARAWSVMGAYSGVDDGTTAAPVLEHRPLLTEVLKDEWGFDGVVVSDWVATKSVAGAAEGGLDLQMPGPDGVWGDGLLDAVRSGEVSEAVLDDKVDRLLLLAQRVGALEGVEPAGALRGLLDRVDVRETLRRLVGRSMVVLRDDEGSLPLAADDVRRVALLGPNAVAPFVQGGGSGYVRPQRHGDLAEAARDAFGAEVTVHAGAVSRLLPPALDLAARCTSPAGEPGALVELLDEQGAVISATTVTQWSGWLRDVPAQAHAVRLRTTVALDEPGRHEVGVGTVGRHRIVVGGEVLSTAEGLVGAEVILDSSVNAPVPATLVVETLVPTTVELDATVQAVHPVGYASFARAELVHRTPGTSPDELLADAVRAAAAADLAVVVVGTNEEIESEGYDRTSLALPGTQDQLVKEVVAANPRTVVVVNAGAPVLLPWLDEVPCVVWAWLGGQEWPEALADVLSGRTEPAGRLPWTLPAHESDVPVRDAVPVDGVVEYHEGVHVGYRSWLRLGRTPAAPFGHGLGWTTFEHGAAHATRSADGSVEVVVPVRNTGTRAGREVVQVYVEPPAGSPDRPVRWLGGFAGTEVAAGEQQDVRVRVDASAFRTWDTARGGWAVPAGTYRLHAGRSSGDLRSVVDVAVEAAPAGTGQPPGSTT, translated from the coding sequence GTGTCCCTCGACACCGCGCAGCCCCCCGCTGCGGACCGCCCCGCCACCCCCGGTGGCGTGGCCACGCGCACCGAGCACCCGCTCGCCGCGCTGCGCCGGCAGCTCTCCCTCGAGGAGAAGGTGCGGCTCGTCGTCGGCGCCGGCCTGTGGTCCACCACGCCCGTGCCGCACATCGGCCTGCGTGCCCTGCACCTCTCGGACGGCCCGGCCGGCGTGCGCGGCGTGTCCGACGACCCGGCCGAGACCTCCGCGTCGTTCCCCGCCCCCAGCGCCCTCGCGGCGACGTGGGACCGGGACCTGGCCGACGAGGTCGGCGCGCTCTTCGCGGCGGAGGCCCGGCGGCACGGCGTCGACGTGGTGCTCGCCCCGCAGGTCAACCTGCAGCGCACGCCCGTGGCCGGCCGGCACTTCGAGTGCTACTCCGAGGACCCGCTGCTGACCGGCGACATCGCCGTGCACGTGGTGCGCTCGGCCCAGGACCGCGGCGTCGGCATGTGCGTCAAGCACTTCGTGGCCAACGACTCCGAGACCCAGCGCACCAGCTACCTGGCGCGGGTCGACGAGCGGACGCTGCGCGAGGTGTACCTCGCGCCGTTCGAGCGGCTGGTCCACGAGGCCCGCGCGTGGTCGGTCATGGGCGCGTACTCGGGCGTCGACGACGGCACCACCGCGGCGCCCGTCCTCGAGCACCGGCCCCTGCTCACCGAGGTGCTCAAGGACGAGTGGGGCTTCGACGGCGTCGTGGTGAGCGACTGGGTCGCCACCAAGTCCGTCGCCGGCGCGGCGGAGGGCGGGCTCGACCTCCAGATGCCCGGCCCCGACGGCGTGTGGGGCGACGGCCTGCTGGACGCCGTGCGCTCCGGCGAGGTGAGCGAGGCGGTGCTGGACGACAAGGTCGACCGCCTGCTCCTGCTCGCCCAGCGCGTCGGTGCGCTCGAGGGCGTCGAGCCCGCGGGCGCGCTGCGCGGGCTGCTGGACCGGGTGGACGTCCGGGAGACGCTGCGCCGTCTCGTCGGACGCTCGATGGTGGTGCTGCGCGACGACGAGGGCTCGCTGCCGCTCGCGGCCGACGACGTCCGCCGGGTCGCCCTGCTCGGGCCCAACGCGGTCGCCCCGTTCGTGCAGGGCGGCGGCTCCGGCTACGTGCGCCCGCAGCGGCACGGCGACCTGGCCGAGGCCGCGCGCGACGCGTTCGGCGCCGAGGTCACGGTGCACGCCGGCGCGGTCTCGCGTCTGCTGCCGCCCGCCCTCGACCTCGCGGCCCGCTGCACGTCCCCGGCCGGGGAGCCCGGTGCGCTGGTCGAGCTGCTCGACGAGCAGGGCGCCGTGATCAGCGCCACCACCGTGACGCAGTGGTCGGGCTGGCTGCGGGACGTGCCGGCGCAGGCGCACGCCGTCCGCCTGCGCACGACCGTCGCGCTCGACGAGCCCGGCCGGCACGAGGTCGGCGTGGGCACCGTGGGCCGGCACCGGATCGTCGTCGGCGGCGAGGTGCTCTCGACCGCCGAGGGCCTGGTCGGCGCCGAGGTCATCCTCGACTCGAGCGTCAACGCCCCGGTGCCCGCGACGCTCGTCGTCGAGACCCTGGTGCCCACGACGGTCGAGCTCGACGCGACCGTCCAGGCGGTGCACCCGGTCGGGTACGCGTCGTTCGCCCGCGCCGAGCTGGTCCACCGCACGCCGGGGACCTCGCCCGACGAGCTGCTCGCGGACGCCGTGCGCGCCGCGGCGGCCGCGGACCTCGCGGTCGTCGTCGTCGGCACCAACGAGGAGATCGAGTCCGAGGGGTACGACCGGACGTCGCTCGCGCTGCCCGGCACGCAGGACCAGCTCGTCAAGGAGGTGGTCGCGGCCAACCCGCGCACGGTCGTCGTGGTGAACGCCGGCGCACCCGTCCTCCTGCCGTGGCTCGACGAGGTGCCGTGCGTGGTGTGGGCGTGGCTCGGCGGCCAGGAGTGGCCCGAGGCGCTCGCGGACGTGCTCAGCGGCCGGACCGAGCCCGCGGGGCGCCTGCCGTGGACGCTGCCCGCGCACGAGTCCGACGTGCCGGTGCGCGACGCGGTCCCGGTCGACGGGGTCGTCGAGTACCACGAGGGCGTGCACGTGGGCTACCGGTCCTGGCTCCGGCTGGGCCGCACGCCGGCCGCGCCGTTCGGGCACGGGCTCGGGTGGACCACGTTCGAGCACGGCGCCGCGCACGCGACGCGGTCCGCGGACGGGAGCGTCGAGGTCGTCGTCCCGGTCCGCAACACGGGGACCCGCGCCGGGCGCGAGGTCGTCCAGGTCTACGTCGAGCCGCCGGCGGGGTCGCCCGACCGCCCCGTGCGCTGGCTCGGCGGGTTCGCCGGCACCGAGGTGGCCGCCGGCGAGCAGCAGGACGTCCGGGTCCGGGTGGACGCCTCGGCGTTCCGGACCTGGGACACGGCACGTGGCGGCTGGGCGGTCCCCGCCGGCACGTACCGGCTCCACGCGGGGCGCTCGTCGGGCGACCTGCGCTCCGTCGTCGACGTGGCCGTCGAGGCCGCGCCGGCCGGGACCGGGCAGCCGCCCGGCAGCACCACCTGA
- a CDS encoding ABC transporter ATP-binding protein translates to MTDAIAVDGLVKTFGPKRALDGFDLHVATGEVHGFLGPNGAGKSTTIRVLLGLLRPDEGDVRLLDGDPWRDAVALHRRLAYVPGDVNLWPNLSGGESIDLLGRLRGGLDPRRRDDLVERFELDPRIKGHAYSKGNRQKVALVAALAADVELLLMDEPTSGLDPLMEALFQEVVREAAADGRTVLLSSHILAQVEALAHRVTIIRHGRAVASGSLDELRGLTRTSVTAGVRDADAAQAALARIAGVHHLRREDEHLAFETETDALDGVLASLPQHGVRSLVAHPPTLEDLFLREYSDELAAARVPEDER, encoded by the coding sequence ATGACGGACGCGATCGCGGTCGACGGGCTCGTGAAGACGTTCGGCCCCAAGCGGGCGCTCGACGGCTTCGACCTGCACGTCGCCACGGGTGAGGTGCACGGCTTCCTGGGACCCAACGGGGCCGGGAAGTCCACCACCATCCGGGTGCTGCTGGGTCTGCTGCGGCCCGACGAGGGCGACGTGCGGCTGCTGGACGGGGACCCCTGGCGCGACGCGGTGGCGCTGCACCGCCGGCTCGCCTACGTGCCGGGCGACGTCAACCTGTGGCCCAACCTGTCCGGTGGCGAGTCGATCGACCTGCTCGGCCGGCTGCGCGGCGGCCTGGACCCGCGACGGCGCGACGACCTGGTGGAACGGTTCGAGCTCGACCCGCGGATCAAGGGCCACGCGTACTCCAAGGGCAACCGGCAGAAGGTCGCGCTGGTCGCGGCGCTCGCGGCGGACGTCGAGCTGCTGCTGATGGACGAGCCGACCAGCGGGCTCGACCCGCTCATGGAGGCGCTGTTCCAGGAGGTGGTGCGGGAGGCCGCGGCGGACGGCCGCACGGTGCTGCTGTCCAGCCACATCCTGGCGCAGGTCGAGGCGCTGGCCCACCGGGTCACGATCATCCGCCACGGCCGCGCGGTGGCCTCCGGCTCGCTCGACGAGCTGCGCGGCCTCACGCGGACCTCGGTGACCGCGGGCGTGCGCGACGCGGACGCCGCCCAGGCGGCGCTCGCCCGGATCGCGGGCGTGCACCACCTGCGCCGGGAGGACGAGCACCTGGCGTTCGAGACCGAGACCGACGCGCTCGACGGCGTCCTGGCGAGCCTGCCGCAGCACGGCGTGCGCTCGCTCGTCGCGCACCCGCCGACGCTCGAGGACCTGTTCCTGCGCGAGTACTCCGACGAGCTCGCGGCCGCCCGCGTGCCCGAGGACGAGCGGTGA
- the radA gene encoding DNA repair protein RadA has protein sequence MSEPVRTVLRVTRTSTRAGATSRAGFRCTECGWTATKWVGRCGECQAWGSVVEDAGPGGGAPRTAAAPPPRGPALPIDQIPGETAQARPTGVDELDRVLGGGLVPGAVVLLAGEPGVGKSTLLLDVAARAARGGRRVLYVTGEESAAQVRLRAGRIRALDPNLLLADETDLGAVLGHIEQSAPDLFVLDSVQTVASAQVEGTAGGVAQVREVSSAVIQAAKSRGMPAVIVGHVTKDGSVAGPRTLEHLVDVVCQFEGDRHSRLRLLRATKNRYGPTDEVGCFDLSEQGIVGLADPSGLFVSQALHAVPGTCLTVTLEGRRPLAVEVQALVAPSAAPNPRRTTSGVDSARLAMVLAVLQRRLGARLADQDVYVSTVGGARVVEPAGDLALALAAVGSREDVALPRGLVALGEVGLAGEIRAVPGIGRRLAEAARLGFRRAIVPASSVEDLVAPEGVHVVGARDLAHAVSVLTASAAAASAPEPRPGVDAAARR, from the coding sequence ATGTCAGAGCCGGTGCGTACCGTGCTCCGCGTGACGAGGACCAGTACGCGCGCCGGCGCGACGAGCCGCGCGGGCTTCCGCTGCACCGAGTGCGGCTGGACCGCGACCAAGTGGGTCGGCCGCTGCGGCGAGTGCCAGGCGTGGGGGTCGGTGGTCGAGGACGCGGGGCCGGGTGGCGGCGCGCCGCGCACGGCCGCGGCTCCCCCGCCGCGCGGACCGGCGCTCCCGATCGACCAGATCCCGGGCGAGACCGCCCAGGCGCGCCCGACCGGGGTGGACGAGCTCGACCGCGTGCTCGGCGGCGGCCTGGTCCCCGGCGCCGTGGTGCTGCTCGCCGGGGAGCCCGGCGTGGGCAAGTCGACCCTGCTGCTGGACGTCGCCGCCCGCGCGGCGCGCGGCGGCCGCCGGGTCCTGTACGTCACGGGCGAGGAGTCGGCGGCCCAGGTGCGGCTGCGCGCGGGCCGGATCCGGGCGCTGGACCCGAACCTGCTGCTCGCGGACGAGACGGACCTCGGGGCGGTGCTCGGCCACATCGAGCAGTCCGCGCCGGACCTCTTCGTGCTCGACTCCGTGCAGACGGTCGCGTCGGCGCAGGTCGAGGGCACGGCGGGCGGCGTCGCGCAGGTGCGGGAGGTGAGCTCGGCGGTCATCCAGGCGGCCAAGTCGCGCGGCATGCCGGCGGTGATCGTGGGCCACGTGACCAAGGACGGCTCGGTCGCCGGGCCGCGCACGCTCGAGCACCTGGTCGACGTGGTGTGCCAGTTCGAGGGCGACCGCCACTCGCGGCTGCGTCTGCTGCGCGCCACCAAGAACCGCTACGGCCCGACGGACGAGGTCGGCTGCTTCGACCTGTCCGAGCAGGGCATCGTGGGCCTCGCCGACCCGTCCGGCCTGTTCGTCTCCCAGGCGCTGCACGCCGTCCCCGGCACGTGCCTGACCGTGACGCTCGAGGGCCGGCGTCCGCTCGCGGTCGAGGTCCAGGCGCTGGTCGCCCCGTCGGCGGCGCCCAACCCGCGCCGCACCACCAGCGGCGTGGACTCGGCGCGCCTCGCGATGGTGCTCGCCGTGCTGCAGCGCCGCCTCGGCGCGCGGCTCGCCGACCAGGACGTCTACGTCTCGACCGTGGGCGGCGCGCGCGTCGTCGAGCCGGCCGGCGACCTCGCGCTCGCGCTCGCCGCGGTCGGGTCGCGGGAGGACGTCGCCCTGCCGCGCGGGCTCGTCGCGCTCGGGGAGGTCGGCCTCGCCGGCGAGATCCGGGCGGTCCCGGGCATCGGGCGCCGGCTCGCGGAGGCCGCGCGGCTGGGCTTCCGACGCGCTATCGTCCCGGCGTCGTCGGTCGAGGACCTCGTGGCACCCGAGGGCGTCCACGTCGTCGGGGCGCGGGACCTGGCGCACGCGGTCTCGGTGCTCACCGCGTCCGCGGCCGCCGCCTCGGCGCCGGAGCCGCGACCCGGCGTCGACGCGGCCGCGCGCCGCTGA
- the disA gene encoding DNA integrity scanning diadenylate cyclase DisA yields MAASHASDDLLRSTLAAVAPGGELRDGLERILRGRTGALIVLGFDRTVESICSGGFVLDVEFSATRLRELCKMDGAVVVDRDISRIVRAAVQLLPDVTIETSESGTRHRTAERVAKQTGLPVISVSASMRIIALYVEDRRYVLEDSTTILSRANQALATLERYKSRLDEVSGTLSALEIEDLVTVRDVSAVVQRLEMVRRISDEIESYVVELGTDGRLLALQHDELVGTIGSDRELVIRDYVENGRTDLDTVLAALGELDATELLDIARIARVLGLPGAGDALDAAVGPRGYRLLSRVPRLPGAIVDRLVAHFGGLQKLLAANIDDLMAVDGVGEQRARAVREGLSRLAESSILERYV; encoded by the coding sequence GTGGCCGCCTCGCACGCTTCCGATGACCTGCTGCGCTCGACGCTGGCCGCCGTCGCGCCCGGAGGCGAGCTGCGGGACGGTCTCGAGCGGATCCTGCGGGGCCGCACGGGTGCGCTGATCGTCCTCGGCTTCGACCGGACGGTCGAGAGCATCTGCTCCGGCGGGTTCGTGCTCGACGTCGAGTTCTCCGCCACGCGCCTGCGCGAGCTGTGCAAGATGGACGGCGCCGTCGTGGTCGACCGGGACATCTCCCGCATCGTGCGCGCGGCCGTGCAGCTGCTCCCGGACGTGACGATCGAGACCTCCGAGTCCGGCACGCGGCACCGCACGGCCGAGCGCGTCGCCAAGCAGACCGGGCTCCCGGTCATCTCGGTCTCGGCCTCCATGCGGATCATCGCCCTCTACGTCGAGGACCGCCGCTACGTCCTCGAGGACTCGACCACGATCCTGTCCCGGGCGAACCAGGCCCTGGCCACGCTCGAGCGCTACAAGTCCCGTCTCGACGAGGTCTCGGGCACCCTCTCCGCGCTCGAGATCGAGGACCTCGTCACGGTCCGCGACGTCTCCGCGGTGGTGCAGCGCCTCGAGATGGTGCGCCGCATCTCCGACGAGATCGAGAGCTACGTCGTCGAGCTCGGCACGGACGGCCGTCTGCTCGCGCTGCAGCACGACGAGCTCGTCGGGACGATCGGCTCCGACCGCGAGCTCGTGATCCGCGACTACGTCGAGAACGGGCGCACCGACCTCGACACCGTGCTCGCGGCGCTCGGCGAGCTGGACGCCACCGAGCTGCTCGACATCGCGCGCATCGCCCGCGTGCTCGGCCTGCCCGGCGCCGGCGACGCGCTCGACGCGGCCGTCGGACCGCGCGGCTACCGGCTGCTCTCGCGCGTGCCGCGGCTGCCCGGCGCGATCGTCGACCGGCTCGTCGCGCACTTCGGTGGCCTGCAGAAGCTGCTCGCCGCCAACATCGACGACCTCATGGCGGTCGACGGCGTCGGCGAGCAGCGGGCCCGTGCCGTCCGCGAGGGGCTGTCCCGGCTCGCCGAGTCGAGCATCCTCGAGCGCTACGTCTGA
- a CDS encoding TetR/AcrR family transcriptional regulator: MDDEVRAAAPSAAATQTGPAGTPAPAPGTRAPRTRRPRQATVERRAEILRAAAKTFGSKGYMNGSLADVAEQVGITHAGVLHHFGSKDQLLVEVLEYRDKEDVRDLEGQHIPGGIELFRHLVRTVHMNEDRPGIVQGYTVLTGESVTENHPARGWVTQRFTVLRGEIADAVREVGGPGVSDEAARRAASAIIGVMDGLQVQWLLDDTLDLAAATEFAICAILTATCTDVTIPSLS; this comes from the coding sequence ATGGACGACGAGGTTCGGGCTGCGGCACCGTCCGCCGCAGCGACGCAGACGGGGCCCGCGGGCACTCCCGCGCCGGCGCCGGGCACGCGCGCGCCCCGGACCCGACGGCCGCGGCAGGCCACCGTGGAGCGCCGCGCGGAGATCCTGCGCGCAGCCGCCAAGACCTTCGGCTCCAAGGGCTACATGAACGGCTCGCTCGCGGACGTCGCGGAGCAGGTCGGCATCACGCACGCGGGCGTCCTGCACCACTTCGGGTCCAAGGACCAGCTGCTCGTCGAGGTGCTCGAGTACCGCGACAAGGAGGACGTGCGGGACCTCGAGGGCCAGCACATCCCCGGCGGCATCGAGCTGTTCCGGCACCTGGTGCGCACCGTCCACATGAACGAGGACCGTCCCGGCATCGTGCAGGGCTACACCGTGCTCACGGGCGAGTCCGTGACCGAGAACCACCCCGCGCGCGGCTGGGTGACGCAGCGCTTCACCGTCCTGCGCGGGGAGATCGCGGACGCCGTCCGGGAGGTGGGCGGCCCGGGCGTCTCCGACGAGGCCGCGCGCCGTGCGGCCAGCGCGATCATCGGCGTGATGGACGGCCTGCAGGTGCAGTGGCTGCTCGACGACACGCTCGACCTCGCGGCGGCCACCGAGTTCGCGATCTGCGCGATCCTGACCGCGACCTGCACGGACGTCACCATCCCGTCGCTGTCCTGA
- a CDS encoding TetR family transcriptional regulator: MRSSPDDLTARARIRDAAMQRFARDGFDTPLRAIAADAGVSAALVIHHFGTKDGLRAACDAHVLEVVGDELATTMRHATPEQTAARIAEADDLAPIVAYLVRSLLAGGALAAHLVDGLVEASARYLADGVADGAVRAGTDVAAMARVLVAVDLGLLLVAQVRASAGTGPAPTSDPRAAIAAMGADVRAVLELYTHGVFADSSYLDAYDLAVTAQAAPPPVSPSPATPPPTTPPPATPPPTTTTLEETP, translated from the coding sequence GTGCGTTCATCACCGGACGACCTGACCGCTCGCGCGCGCATCCGCGACGCGGCGATGCAGCGGTTCGCCCGGGACGGCTTCGACACCCCGCTGCGGGCGATCGCGGCCGACGCCGGCGTGTCCGCGGCCCTGGTCATCCACCACTTCGGCACCAAGGACGGCCTGCGTGCGGCGTGCGACGCGCACGTGCTCGAGGTCGTGGGCGACGAGCTCGCGACCACGATGCGGCACGCGACGCCGGAGCAGACCGCCGCGCGGATCGCGGAGGCGGACGACCTGGCGCCGATCGTCGCGTACCTCGTCCGCTCGCTGCTGGCCGGCGGTGCGCTGGCGGCGCACCTGGTCGACGGGCTCGTCGAGGCGAGCGCGCGGTACCTGGCCGACGGCGTCGCCGACGGTGCGGTGCGCGCGGGCACGGACGTCGCGGCGATGGCGCGCGTGCTCGTCGCGGTGGACCTCGGCCTCCTGCTCGTCGCGCAGGTCCGCGCGTCCGCCGGGACCGGGCCCGCACCCACCAGCGACCCGCGTGCGGCCATTGCCGCCATGGGTGCGGACGTCCGCGCGGTGCTCGAGCTCTACACGCACGGGGTGTTCGCGGACTCGTCGTACCTGGACGCCTACGACCTGGCGGTCACCGCGCAGGCCGCCCCACCCCCCGTGTCCCCGTCCCCAGCCACGCCACCTCCGACCACCCCACCTCCGGCCACCCCACCTCCGACCACCACCACCCTCGAGGAGACTCCATGA